A genomic region of Pseudoalteromonas piscicida contains the following coding sequences:
- a CDS encoding YbaK/EbsC family protein, which translates to MSQSLKPSSIRVQEFLASHGHHFTVTELADSTRTAKDAANAIGCTESQIAKSLIFKDSNTEKAVLIIASGSNQVSVEKVEAAINVKLEKANANFVREKTGFAIGGVPPVAHTDSVLTIIDRDLKQYDRIWAAAGTPNSVFELKAHDLDTLTGGTWLDIAK; encoded by the coding sequence ATGTCACAGTCGTTAAAACCCTCATCAATACGTGTTCAAGAGTTCCTAGCCAGTCATGGGCATCACTTCACAGTTACAGAGCTTGCAGACTCTACTCGTACCGCGAAAGATGCTGCAAATGCGATTGGTTGCACTGAGTCTCAAATCGCCAAGTCTCTGATATTTAAAGATAGCAATACAGAAAAGGCGGTCTTGATAATTGCTTCTGGTAGCAACCAAGTGTCCGTGGAAAAAGTAGAAGCTGCAATTAATGTAAAGCTCGAAAAAGCGAACGCAAACTTTGTGCGGGAAAAAACCGGGTTTGCCATTGGCGGTGTGCCTCCTGTGGCGCACACTGACTCTGTGTTGACGATAATAGATAGAGATTTAAAGCAATACGATCGTATTTGGGCTGCTGCTGGCACGCCCAACTCGGTTTTTGAGTTAAAAGCGCATGATCTAGATACGCTTACGGGTGGCACTTGGTTAGATATTGCGAAGTAA
- the purN gene encoding phosphoribosylglycinamide formyltransferase: MAPTRLVVLISGSGSNLQAIIDACKAGYIQGEIAAVISNKADAYGLTRAQEAGIATSVLDHKQYASREEYDVALGQLIDSFTPDLVVLAGFMRILTPNLVQKFRGKMLNIHPSLLPKYQGLNTHQRAIDANDVEHGASVHFVTEELDGGPVVCQAKVTILPDDTAESLAQRVHKQEHILYPLVVKWFSEQRLTMEADYAVFDNKTLPVQGAPYPEK; the protein is encoded by the coding sequence ATGGCACCCACTCGCCTTGTTGTTCTGATTTCTGGTAGTGGTTCAAATTTGCAAGCAATCATTGATGCTTGCAAAGCGGGCTATATTCAAGGTGAAATTGCTGCCGTTATTAGTAATAAAGCGGACGCATACGGCCTAACCAGAGCGCAAGAGGCTGGTATAGCAACATCTGTTTTAGACCATAAGCAATACGCTTCTCGTGAAGAGTATGACGTTGCGCTTGGTCAACTAATTGATAGCTTTACACCAGATTTGGTTGTATTAGCTGGATTTATGCGTATTCTAACTCCAAACTTGGTGCAAAAATTTAGAGGAAAAATGTTGAACATTCATCCTTCTTTGTTGCCTAAGTATCAAGGGCTGAACACCCACCAAAGAGCAATCGATGCAAACGATGTAGAACATGGTGCTAGCGTTCACTTTGTCACAGAGGAGTTAGATGGTGGTCCTGTGGTCTGTCAGGCCAAGGTCACTATTCTTCCAGATGATACGGCAGAGTCACTGGCGCAACGTGTGCATAAGCAAGAACACATTCTTTATCCTTTGGTGGTCAAATGGTTCAGCGAACAAAGACTAACAATGGAAGCAGACTATGCTGTTTTTGATAACAAAACCTTACCAGTTCAAGGTGCGCCGTACCCAGAAAAATAA
- a CDS encoding DUF3108 domain-containing protein: MLIGISALLSTSTFANSLTEYHAEYQVSRKGKVHGSATRDLTKIADATYAVRYKSDIEWMIFSDVRTEESLFKVAEHTVSPLHYSMTREGTGPDKSYKIKFDHQNQAITSSEEKYPLKVKWLENQQDLISYQVQLREDLKAGKTKFSYPIIDKKGDQRSYDFEVAGEEMITLPFGNVKTIKVKRVYDDSDRQAIAWFAPSYDHMLVKMYKGKDGMEQFQIELKTYQPKSES; encoded by the coding sequence GTGCTAATTGGTATTAGCGCTCTACTTTCCACTTCGACATTCGCAAACTCACTCACTGAATATCACGCCGAATACCAAGTTTCACGCAAAGGTAAGGTTCATGGAAGTGCCACGCGAGACCTTACAAAAATAGCGGACGCAACATACGCTGTACGTTACAAAAGCGATATCGAATGGATGATTTTTTCAGACGTAAGAACTGAAGAATCATTGTTTAAAGTCGCTGAACATACCGTCAGCCCACTACATTATAGTATGACCCGTGAAGGGACTGGTCCAGATAAAAGCTACAAAATTAAGTTTGATCACCAAAACCAAGCAATTACCTCCAGTGAAGAAAAGTATCCATTGAAAGTGAAATGGCTTGAGAATCAGCAAGATTTAATTAGTTATCAAGTACAGCTGCGAGAGGATTTAAAGGCGGGAAAGACCAAGTTTAGCTATCCTATCATAGACAAAAAAGGCGACCAGCGAAGCTATGATTTTGAGGTGGCCGGCGAGGAAATGATCACTCTACCTTTTGGCAATGTCAAAACCATCAAAGTTAAACGCGTTTATGATGATAGCGATCGTCAGGCCATTGCTTGGTTTGCACCAAGTTATGATCATATGCTGGTTAAAATGTACAAAGGTAAAGATGGTATGGAGCAGTTTCAGATTGAGCTTAAAACCTACCAACCTAAATCAGAGAGTTGA
- a CDS encoding class II glutamine amidotransferase, which produces MCELLGMSANVPTDICFSFSGLLERGGNTGPHKDGWGITFYEGKGCRTFKDPEPSCQSEIAKLVKAYPIKSVSVISHIRQGNRGRTCLENTHPFTRELWGREITYAHNGQLSDYKDLKTDFYRPVGNTDSELAFCWILDKVREKYPSRPSNMVSVFRYIAKLAHTLRDKGVFNMLITDGIYVLAYCTNNLYWITRRAPFGKATLIDADMVVDFQKETTPDDVVTVIATRPLTNDEQWQKLEPGEFALFKLGEKV; this is translated from the coding sequence ATGTGTGAGCTTTTGGGGATGTCGGCGAACGTACCGACGGATATTTGTTTTAGCTTTTCTGGTTTGTTGGAGCGCGGTGGCAATACGGGTCCTCATAAAGATGGCTGGGGTATCACCTTTTACGAGGGGAAAGGATGTAGAACCTTTAAAGATCCTGAACCTAGCTGTCAGTCTGAAATTGCTAAATTGGTCAAAGCATATCCGATTAAAAGCGTGTCCGTAATAAGTCATATTCGACAGGGAAATAGGGGACGAACTTGTCTTGAAAATACCCACCCATTCACTCGAGAATTATGGGGTCGGGAGATCACTTACGCTCACAATGGTCAGCTTTCGGACTATAAAGATTTAAAAACTGACTTCTATCGACCCGTTGGGAACACAGACAGTGAACTTGCCTTTTGTTGGATTTTGGACAAAGTAAGAGAAAAATACCCAAGTCGCCCGTCAAACATGGTCTCAGTTTTCAGGTATATCGCAAAGCTAGCGCACACATTGAGAGACAAAGGGGTATTCAACATGTTGATAACCGATGGCATTTATGTGTTGGCGTATTGCACCAATAACCTATATTGGATAACCCGTAGAGCCCCATTTGGTAAGGCTACCTTAATCGATGCGGATATGGTGGTAGATTTCCAAAAAGAAACCACACCAGATGATGTTGTCACTGTTATTGCAACTCGACCGCTGACCAACGATGAACAGTGGCAGAAGCTTGAGCCCGGTGAGTTTGCTTTATTCAAATTAGGTGAGAAGGTGTAG